AGTGCAAAGTTCTCTGCATCCCAGCTTCAGTCGGACTTTCACCAATTACGCCGACTGATCAATCGAAATCACCCCATGTCCTTCACCGACCAACAAGAGATGGACAGTGCTTTCGACAGACAATTCGCCCTCCTGGACGACAGTCTGACGCTGATGGAGTTCTTTCGAATCGTCGCACCCGCAGTCTCGAAAGTCCGGTGTGGCCACACGCGACTGACGCTGGGCGAACCGGTCAGGGAGAATCTCTATGAATATGGCGACCACTTGCCGCTTGATCTCAGAGTTGTCGGCGACAGTCTCTTTGTCTATGAGACCTATCTGGACTCACCTATTATCACGCCGGGAAGTGCCGTTCTGTCAATCAACGGCCAGGCCGACACTACTATTATTCGGATCATGAAAGACTGCCTGTACGCCGACGGCAGAAACGAGACCTTCAAACATTTCCTGATGAATACCGGATTCCGGTCACTCTATCTTTCCTGTGTCGGCTCGTCAAAGCTATACGAAATCGTGTACATGCCGTCGGGCGGGTCAGAGCCAGAGCCAGGGTCCGTCACCTTACCGGCCAGGAGCCTGGCCGAGGCGCGACAATTCGCTGAGGAAAACAACCTCCTGACTCCACGCCGGCCCCTGGTCGAGTCCTTCGTTGCTGATGACAATGAATACGCGACTTTGACAATCCGGTTTTTCGACTTTTATGATGATGTCCAGCGGCTTGCGAAACTGGTAGACCCGTTCTTTGAGGACCTGGCCGCCCGGAAGACCAATGCGCTGATTCTGGACCTGAGGGGTAATGACGGCGGTGATCCCTACAGTTCGGCCTATCTTCTTGGCTATCTAATCGGCCGGCCCTTTCGCTATTTTTCGTCCCAATCCACCCCCCTTTACGGTGATTTGCAGACAGTCCAGCCAGTGCCGGACCATGCCTTCCACGGGAACTTGTTTGTGCTCGTGGATGGGGGTTGCTATTCCACCACCGGGCACTTCTGTGCCCTGCTCAAATCTCAAACGAGGGCGGTTTTTATCGGCGCCGAGACCGGCGGCTCTTACGCCTGTCATGGCGGCTACAGAGAACACCGGTTGAGGATCAGCGGCCTGGAACTGCTGCTGCCACACACGACCTTTATCGCCGATGCCCCGGGTCTCGATCGAGGCCGGGGGATTGAGCCCGATTACATGGTGACGCCGTCGATCGACGACCTTGTAAACAAGACCGATCCGGTCCTGGCAAAAGCGATATCGCTGGCCCAGGACCTCCAAAACTAAGTTTGCGAATAGGGCTCCGTAATTGCCTGAGAGGCAGCGCGGGCCGTTCAGGGCAGAATAGATTGTGAATTATTTCACGATCATTAGCGTGCCACGACGAGCTTTTGATGCCTCTATCGGTTGAGGCTGAAGCTATCCGTCACGGCTCGAAGGAATGCCGCCTCCCCAAGATGGATCGGCGTTTCGGCTGAGCTACGGCGGCTTGGATCACCGATCAGGAAACCTGAGATTGTGAATTGTGTCACAAGCTCCTTCCCTCCACCAGTGCGTTCGGTGACATAGCTGAGGTCCTGTCTGAGTTCCCACTTCGGGCTGGCCGGTCTGAAAGGAATTTGACTGTCCGGATTCGGACATAGGTGCCGGAGCAGTTTCTTTCTGTCCGGTACAGAACAATGTCCGCCGGGAGGCGGACCAGCCGGTCGCTCGACAGGGCTGGCAGACGTTCGGCGATCAGACCGAAAATGATGTTCTGCGATCCATATTCGGCTGCTTCGCCCGGCCGCAAGGTTGGCCAATCTTGTGATCTTATTCACAATATTGTTTATCGTGAGGGCCTTTTCGGGGTGGTTTGGGTAGGTATGAGTTGAGAGGTCAGCCGGTCAGAT
The nucleotide sequence above comes from Candidatus Zixiibacteriota bacterium. Encoded proteins:
- a CDS encoding S41 family peptidase; translation: MPLRIVLILLLLTLCGCENHPATASAKFSASQLQSDFHQLRRLINRNHPMSFTDQQEMDSAFDRQFALLDDSLTLMEFFRIVAPAVSKVRCGHTRLTLGEPVRENLYEYGDHLPLDLRVVGDSLFVYETYLDSPIITPGSAVLSINGQADTTIIRIMKDCLYADGRNETFKHFLMNTGFRSLYLSCVGSSKLYEIVYMPSGGSEPEPGSVTLPARSLAEARQFAEENNLLTPRRPLVESFVADDNEYATLTIRFFDFYDDVQRLAKLVDPFFEDLAARKTNALILDLRGNDGGDPYSSAYLLGYLIGRPFRYFSSQSTPLYGDLQTVQPVPDHAFHGNLFVLVDGGCYSTTGHFCALLKSQTRAVFIGAETGGSYACHGGYREHRLRISGLELLLPHTTFIADAPGLDRGRGIEPDYMVTPSIDDLVNKTDPVLAKAISLAQDLQN